One window of Vespula pensylvanica isolate Volc-1 chromosome 15, ASM1446617v1, whole genome shotgun sequence genomic DNA carries:
- the LOC122634459 gene encoding E3 ubiquitin-protein ligase TRAIP-like isoform X1 translates to MNILCVICSDLLTKPDDIFYTRCGHVFHFDCLTQWLERSKTCPQCREKVTHSRIHRLYVTVSNETTVESDPHTQDKLASLKFQILLKEKDINYFMSKNSTLEKQNAGLRREVRKLESETNEKNSAIYALKEQIKYFKEQLLEYESAKKEIAQLKRKLEELRNIQMLLDAPMGDVKDIVGRDKDPATLLTYISVMKKETISNLKKIKYLKIKVKNLQDEHARLTMTSDGLPRCYSDNRLLQEFTYYKNEKLALQARVNELEKILGIAESSNHVVTGIPQNVKGRDEVTQECSSAGAASKRSVARKRTHTSSSATTRNKEHIVSKSNVERNDAPPSLVETLDDESSENDSKLKSTESDISIVLKKTRSSRMHEKTNDKDDMHLNNSIESVLHKCKQADTSTNAVSKAPKEKDVRVGREKPSKMKHHKRDVIDLT, encoded by the exons atgaatatcctTTGTGTCATATGCAGCGACTTACTTACAAAACCCGACGATATTTTCTATACGCGATGCGGCCACGTCTTTCACTTCGACTGCCTCACCCAGTGGCTCGAGAG GTCGAAAACTTGTCCGCAATGCAGGGAAAAAGTAACGCACAGTCGTATTCACAGATTGTACGTGACTGTGTCGAACGAAACCACCGTCGAGAGTGATCCTCACACGCAAGATAAACTTGCGAGCCTCAAGTTTCAAATTCtgttgaaagaaaaggatatcaattatttcatgTCCAAAAATAGTACCCTGGAGAAACAAAACGCGGGCCTGAGAAGGGAGGTAAGGAAATTGGAGAGCGAAACCAACGAGAAAAACTCCGCTATATACGCGCTGAAGGAACagatcaaatatttcaaagaacaaCTCTTGGAATACGAAAGCGCCAAGAAGGAAATTGCGCAATTGAAGAGAAAGCTCGAAGAACTGAGAAA CATACAAATGTTGCTGGACGCGCCGATGGGAGACGTCAAAGATATAGTCGGAAGGGATAAAGATCCTGCCACTCTTCTAACTTACATATCCGTCATGAAAAA AGAAACTATATCTAATTtgaaaaagatcaaatatttaaagatcAAAGTCAAGAATCTTCAAGACGAACACGCCAGGTTGACTATGACGTCCGATGGGCTTCCACGGTGCTATTCCGATAACAG ACTGCTCCAAGAGTTTACGTattacaaaaacgaaaaactgGCGTTACAAGCGAGAGTCAACGAACTCGAAAAGATTCTTGGTATCGCGGAAAGTTCCAATCACGTAGTCACGGGGATACCGCAAAACGTCAAAGGAAGAGACGAAGTAACGCAGGAATGCTCGTCGGCGGGTGCTGCGTCGAAAAGATCGGTTGCTAGGAAGAGGACGCATACGAGTTCTTCCGCGACAACGCGTAACAAAGAACAC ATCGTATCGAAGAGTAACGTGGAACGGAACGATGCGCCTCCTTCGCTCGTAGAAACGTTGGACGATGAAAGCTCGGAAAACGATTCCAAATTAAAGAGCACGGAGAGTGATATTTCCATAGTCTTGAAGAAAACTAGATCGTCTAGAATGCACGAAAAAACCAATGATAAGGACGATATGCATCTTAATAATAGCATTGAAAGTGTATTACATAAATGTAAACAAGCTGATACAAGTACAAATGCGGTCTCAAAAGCacctaaagaaaaagatgtaagAGTCGGAAGAGAAAAACCAAGTAAAATGAAACATCACAAACGGGACGTTATCGATTTAACGTAA
- the LOC122634456 gene encoding alpha,alpha-trehalose-phosphate synthase [UDP-forming] isoform X1 — MSKISTTQKNMLDGMFTETGSFTSNGSMIVVSNRLPFVLKRNELSGKLERKASAGGLVTAVAPVVISGNGVWVGWPGMHMENPDEPIPESDPNDRTPTAGLLSRKVVAVHVDPGIFDSYYNGCCNGTFWPLFHSMPDRATFIAEHWRAYSAVNEKFAAKTVGALEQIHKEQANQNNGTPLVWIHDYHLMTAANWVRQAADDKNLKLKLGFFLHIPFPPWDIFRLFPWADEILQGMLGCDMVGFHIQDYCLNFVDCCQRSLGCRVDRKNLLVEHGGRTVRVRPLPIGIPFDRFVSLAETANKVMLTNQKIVLGVDRLDYTKGLVHRLKAFEMLLERHPEHREQVTMLQIAVPSRTDVREYQDLKLEMDQLIGCINGRFTTPNWSPIRYIYGCVSQDELAAFYRDAAVALVTPLRDGMNLVAKEFVACQINTPPGVLIVSPFAGAGEMMHEALICNPYEIDEAAEVIHRALTMPEDERTLRMNHLRRRERIYDVNYWMKSFLQVMGSLEERDSVGATTMQPVTMDDFDDYLSKSPRYIGDNHKLALLLDYDGTLAPIATHPDLAILPLETKNVLHRLSNMSDVYIAIISGRNVNNVKSMVGIDGITYAGNHGLEILHPDGSKFVHPMPIECEGKVANLMQALQDQLCKDGAWVENKGALLTFHYRETPMERRPEMVEQAKKLIEKAGFKACSAHCAIEAKPPVEWNKGRASIYILRTAFGLDWSERIRIIYAGDDTTDEDAMKALKGMAATFRVASSHIIRTSAERRLPSTDSVLTMLKWVERHLSRRKPRNSTDMQSKFRRSSAGITMEMSYTPTNASTNTLES, encoded by the exons ATGTCAAAAATATCGACGACGCAAAAGAATATGCTCGACGGCATGTTCACAGAAACGGGAAGCTTCACCTCCAACGGAAGCATGATCGTTGTGAGCAACAGGTTGCCGTTCGTGCTGAAGAGAAACGAGCTGTCTGGTAAACTGGAACGAAAGGCCAG CGCCGGTGGTCTCGTAACTGCAGTCGCACCGGTCGTAATAAGTGGAAATGGAGTTTGGGTCGGATGGCCTGGCATGCATATGGAGAATCCCGACGAACCGATTCCAGAATCGGATCCCAACGATCGAACGCCAACAGCCGGTCTTCTATCTCGTAAG GTCGTAGCCGTGCACGTAGATCCTGGTATCTTCGATTCTTACTACAATGGGTGCTGCAACGGAACGTTTTGGCCGCTGTTTCACTCGATGCCGGACAGGGCTACTTTTATCGCCGAACATTGGCGAGCTTATTCGGCCGTCAACGAGAAATTTGCAGCCAAGACG GTCGGCGCTTTGGAGCAGATCCACAAGGAACAAGCGAATCAGAACAACGGCACTCCTCTCGTTTGGATTCACGACTATCACTTGATGACGGCGGCCAATTGGGTCAGACAGGCCGCCGACGACAAGAATCTGAAATTGAAGTTGGGCTTCTTCCTTCACATTCCGTTCCCACCCTGGGACATATTTCGACTTTTCCCATGGGCCGACGAGATACTTCAGGGTATGCTCGGTTGCGACATGGTCGGTTTCCACATCCAAGATTACTGCTTGAACTTCGTCGACTGTTGCCAAAGGAGCCTCGGCTGCAGGGTGgatcgtaaaaatttgttgGTCGAGCACGGCGGTAGAACCGTGCGCGTACGACCACTTCCGATCGGCATACCCTTCGACAGATTCGTTTCTCTCGCTGAAACCGCCAACAAGGTCATGCTTACCAATCAAAAGATCGTCCTGGGGGTCGATAGGCTCGATTATACCAAGGGTCTTGTACATCGTTTGAAGGCCTTTGAAATGTTGCTGGAAAGACATCCGGAACATCGCGAACAG GTAACCATGCTACAAATCGCTGTACCCTCGAGAACGGACGTGCGAGAGTATCAAGATTTGAAGCTCGAGATGGATCAATTGATAGGATGTATAAACGGACGCTTTACAACGCCCAATTGGTCGCCGATTCGTTATATCTACGGTTGCGTTAGTCAGGACGAATTGGCGGCCTTTTACAGGGATGCCGCCGTCGCTCTGGTCACTCCTCTCAGAGACGGCATGAATCTGGTGGCGAAGGAATTCGTTGCCTGTCAGATAAACACACCGCCGGGTGTTTTGATAGTCTCGCCGTTTGCCGGTGCCGGCGAAATGATGCACGAGGCCTTGATATGTAATCCTTACGAGATAGACGAGGCCGCCGAAGTGATCCATCG AGCCCTCACCATGCCGGAGGACGAACGTACTCTGAGGATGAATCATTTGCGCCGTCGTGAAAGGATCTACGACGTCAATTATTGGATGAAATCCTTCCTTCAAGTCATGGGCTCGCTCGAGGAACGCGATTCCGTCGGTGCTACGACGATGCAACCGGTAACGATGGACGATTTTGACGATTACCTCAGCAA GTCCCCTAGGTACATCGGCGATAACCACAAGTTGGCCCTCTTATTGGATTACGACGGTACCTTGGCGCCGATCGCAACGCATCCGGATTTGGCGATCTTGCCGTTGGAAACGAAAAACGTTTTGCACAGGCTCTCCAACATGTCCGACGTTTACATAGCCATTATATCCGGTAGAAACGTGAATAACGTTAAGTCGATGGTCGGCATAGATGGTATCACGTACGCCGGTAATCACGGCTTGGAGATTTTACATCCCGATGGGAGCAAATTCGTTCATCCTATGCCGATCGAGTGCGAAGGAAAAGTCGCCAATTTGATGCAAGCTCTTCAGGATCAG CTCTGCAAGGACGGTGCATGGGTAGAAAACAAAGGAGCCTTGCTAACGTTCCACTATCGGGAGACACCGATGGAAAGACGCCCGGAGATGGTGGAGCAGGCAAAGAAATTGATCGAGAAGGCCGGTTTTAAGGCATGCTCGGCGCATTGCGCCATAGAGGCGAAGCCTCCGGTCGAATGGAACAAAGGACGAGCCTCCATTTACATTCTTCGTACGGCTTTCGGTCTGGATTGGAGCGAACGAATAAGGATCATTTACGCCGGTGACGATACCACCGACGAGGACGCCATGAAA GCCTTGAAGGGTATGGCTGCCACCTTCCGCGTGGCTTCGTCTCACATCATACGCACGTCGGCGGAGAGACGCTTGCCAAGTACGGATTCGGTTCTCACCATGCTAAAGTGGGTCGAGAGACATCTTAGCAGGCGTAAACCGCGTAACAGCACCGACATGCAATCGAAATTCCGGCGCAGCAGCGCGGGTATCACCATGGAGATGTCTTACACACCGACGAACGCATCGACCAACACGTTAGAATCGTAG
- the LOC122634464 gene encoding poly(U)-specific endoribonuclease homolog isoform X2 gives MQQVAIILWQDSNVNKNSKNNNNNVISQDKKLSPISDMELQRITEELFQRDSCCIYKNITVSYQGWIKGDNITDNAPKPLLKVSSNVSSHPTIKKLSNLFDNYELDIRQTEVVTRQESKEEDEFIDALVSSDVTTAVMNFLATKGYFAMNPQTYKTVLKSIWFHLYSRIKGSIGSSGFEHVFLVEKKKDNSIVGLHNWIFFAKQESLNNLNYLGYGRKVLFDNKAALAKLHFNYKEQYKASTMFIGTLPELDVAIYTLCFYARPNAKCRVSFAGHKFNVQTYTWQRDNQNFVGAAFPLV, from the exons ATGCAACAGGTAGCtattatcttat GGCAAGACAGcaacgtaaataaaaatagtaagaataataataataatgtaatatcgcAAGATAAGAAACTTTCTCCGATAAGCGACATGGAATTACAACGAATAACAGAGGAGTTATTTCAAAGAGATTCTTGTTGCATCTACAAAAATATAACCGTGAGTTACCAAGGATGGATAAAAGGAGATAATATAACTGATAATGCTCCAAAACC ATTATTGAAAGTTTCATCAAACGTTTCCTCACACCCGACAATAAAAAAGTTGAGCAATCTCTTTGATAACTATGAATTAGATATACGTCAAACGGAAGTTGTGACCAGACAAGAAAGCAAGGAGGAAGATGAATTTATTGATGCGCTTGTATCGTCCGACGTAACAACGGCAGTTATGAATTTTCTTGCTACGAAAGGATACTTTGCAATGAATCCGCAAACTTATAAGACCGTACTAAAATCTATTTGGTTTCATCTTTACTCACGAATCAAAGGGTCGATCGGTAGTTCAGGATTTGAGCATGTATTTctagtagagaaaaaaaaggataacagTATCGTCGGCCTACATAATTGGATCTTTTTTGCGAAGCAAGAATCGTTAAATAATCTCAATTACCTCGGTTATGGGCGCAAAGTTCTTTTTGATAAC aaaGCTGCACTCGCAAAACtacatttcaattataaaGAGCAATATAAAGCGTCGACGATGTTCATTGGAACGTTACCAGAATTAGACGTGGCAATTTATACGCTATGTTTCTATGCCAGACCAAACGCAAAATGTAGAGTATCTTTTGCAGGGCATAAGTTTAATGTCCAAACGTATACATGGCAACGAGATAATCAAAATTTCGTTGGAGCAGCATTTCCTCTCGTTTAA
- the LOC122634459 gene encoding E3 ubiquitin-protein ligase TRAIP-like isoform X2 produces the protein MNILCVICSDLLTKPDDIFYTRCGHVFHFDCLTQWLERLYVTVSNETTVESDPHTQDKLASLKFQILLKEKDINYFMSKNSTLEKQNAGLRREVRKLESETNEKNSAIYALKEQIKYFKEQLLEYESAKKEIAQLKRKLEELRNIQMLLDAPMGDVKDIVGRDKDPATLLTYISVMKKETISNLKKIKYLKIKVKNLQDEHARLTMTSDGLPRCYSDNRLLQEFTYYKNEKLALQARVNELEKILGIAESSNHVVTGIPQNVKGRDEVTQECSSAGAASKRSVARKRTHTSSSATTRNKEHIVSKSNVERNDAPPSLVETLDDESSENDSKLKSTESDISIVLKKTRSSRMHEKTNDKDDMHLNNSIESVLHKCKQADTSTNAVSKAPKEKDVRVGREKPSKMKHHKRDVIDLT, from the exons atgaatatcctTTGTGTCATATGCAGCGACTTACTTACAAAACCCGACGATATTTTCTATACGCGATGCGGCCACGTCTTTCACTTCGACTGCCTCACCCAGTGGCTCGAGAG ATTGTACGTGACTGTGTCGAACGAAACCACCGTCGAGAGTGATCCTCACACGCAAGATAAACTTGCGAGCCTCAAGTTTCAAATTCtgttgaaagaaaaggatatcaattatttcatgTCCAAAAATAGTACCCTGGAGAAACAAAACGCGGGCCTGAGAAGGGAGGTAAGGAAATTGGAGAGCGAAACCAACGAGAAAAACTCCGCTATATACGCGCTGAAGGAACagatcaaatatttcaaagaacaaCTCTTGGAATACGAAAGCGCCAAGAAGGAAATTGCGCAATTGAAGAGAAAGCTCGAAGAACTGAGAAA CATACAAATGTTGCTGGACGCGCCGATGGGAGACGTCAAAGATATAGTCGGAAGGGATAAAGATCCTGCCACTCTTCTAACTTACATATCCGTCATGAAAAA AGAAACTATATCTAATTtgaaaaagatcaaatatttaaagatcAAAGTCAAGAATCTTCAAGACGAACACGCCAGGTTGACTATGACGTCCGATGGGCTTCCACGGTGCTATTCCGATAACAG ACTGCTCCAAGAGTTTACGTattacaaaaacgaaaaactgGCGTTACAAGCGAGAGTCAACGAACTCGAAAAGATTCTTGGTATCGCGGAAAGTTCCAATCACGTAGTCACGGGGATACCGCAAAACGTCAAAGGAAGAGACGAAGTAACGCAGGAATGCTCGTCGGCGGGTGCTGCGTCGAAAAGATCGGTTGCTAGGAAGAGGACGCATACGAGTTCTTCCGCGACAACGCGTAACAAAGAACAC ATCGTATCGAAGAGTAACGTGGAACGGAACGATGCGCCTCCTTCGCTCGTAGAAACGTTGGACGATGAAAGCTCGGAAAACGATTCCAAATTAAAGAGCACGGAGAGTGATATTTCCATAGTCTTGAAGAAAACTAGATCGTCTAGAATGCACGAAAAAACCAATGATAAGGACGATATGCATCTTAATAATAGCATTGAAAGTGTATTACATAAATGTAAACAAGCTGATACAAGTACAAATGCGGTCTCAAAAGCacctaaagaaaaagatgtaagAGTCGGAAGAGAAAAACCAAGTAAAATGAAACATCACAAACGGGACGTTATCGATTTAACGTAA
- the LOC122634456 gene encoding alpha,alpha-trehalose-phosphate synthase [UDP-forming] isoform X2: MSKISTTQKNMLDGMFTETGSFTSNGSMIVVSNRLPFVLKRNELSGKLERKASAGGLVTAVAPVVISGNGVWVGWPGMHMENPDEPIPESDPNDRTPTAGLLSRKVVAVHVDPGIFDSYYNGCCNGTFWPLFHSMPDRATFIAEHWRAYSAVNEKFAAKTVGALEQIHKEQANQNNGTPLVWIHDYHLMTAANWVRQAADDKNLKLKLGFFLHIPFPPWDIFRLFPWADEILQGMLGCDMVGFHIQDYCLNFVDCCQRSLGCRVDRKNLLVEHGGRTVRVRPLPIGIPFDRFVSLAETANKVMLTNQKIVLGVDRLDYTKGLVHRLKAFEMLLERHPEHREQVTMLQIAVPSRTDVREYQDLKLEMDQLIGCINGRFTTPNWSPIRYIYGCVSQDELAAFYRDAAVALVTPLRDGMNLVAKEFVACQINTPPGVLIVSPFAGAGEMMHEALICNPYEIDEAAEVIHRALTMPEDERTLRMNHLRRRERIYDVNYWMKSFLQVMGSLEERDSVGATTMQPVTMDDFDDYLSKYIGDNHKLALLLDYDGTLAPIATHPDLAILPLETKNVLHRLSNMSDVYIAIISGRNVNNVKSMVGIDGITYAGNHGLEILHPDGSKFVHPMPIECEGKVANLMQALQDQLCKDGAWVENKGALLTFHYRETPMERRPEMVEQAKKLIEKAGFKACSAHCAIEAKPPVEWNKGRASIYILRTAFGLDWSERIRIIYAGDDTTDEDAMKALKGMAATFRVASSHIIRTSAERRLPSTDSVLTMLKWVERHLSRRKPRNSTDMQSKFRRSSAGITMEMSYTPTNASTNTLES, translated from the exons ATGTCAAAAATATCGACGACGCAAAAGAATATGCTCGACGGCATGTTCACAGAAACGGGAAGCTTCACCTCCAACGGAAGCATGATCGTTGTGAGCAACAGGTTGCCGTTCGTGCTGAAGAGAAACGAGCTGTCTGGTAAACTGGAACGAAAGGCCAG CGCCGGTGGTCTCGTAACTGCAGTCGCACCGGTCGTAATAAGTGGAAATGGAGTTTGGGTCGGATGGCCTGGCATGCATATGGAGAATCCCGACGAACCGATTCCAGAATCGGATCCCAACGATCGAACGCCAACAGCCGGTCTTCTATCTCGTAAG GTCGTAGCCGTGCACGTAGATCCTGGTATCTTCGATTCTTACTACAATGGGTGCTGCAACGGAACGTTTTGGCCGCTGTTTCACTCGATGCCGGACAGGGCTACTTTTATCGCCGAACATTGGCGAGCTTATTCGGCCGTCAACGAGAAATTTGCAGCCAAGACG GTCGGCGCTTTGGAGCAGATCCACAAGGAACAAGCGAATCAGAACAACGGCACTCCTCTCGTTTGGATTCACGACTATCACTTGATGACGGCGGCCAATTGGGTCAGACAGGCCGCCGACGACAAGAATCTGAAATTGAAGTTGGGCTTCTTCCTTCACATTCCGTTCCCACCCTGGGACATATTTCGACTTTTCCCATGGGCCGACGAGATACTTCAGGGTATGCTCGGTTGCGACATGGTCGGTTTCCACATCCAAGATTACTGCTTGAACTTCGTCGACTGTTGCCAAAGGAGCCTCGGCTGCAGGGTGgatcgtaaaaatttgttgGTCGAGCACGGCGGTAGAACCGTGCGCGTACGACCACTTCCGATCGGCATACCCTTCGACAGATTCGTTTCTCTCGCTGAAACCGCCAACAAGGTCATGCTTACCAATCAAAAGATCGTCCTGGGGGTCGATAGGCTCGATTATACCAAGGGTCTTGTACATCGTTTGAAGGCCTTTGAAATGTTGCTGGAAAGACATCCGGAACATCGCGAACAG GTAACCATGCTACAAATCGCTGTACCCTCGAGAACGGACGTGCGAGAGTATCAAGATTTGAAGCTCGAGATGGATCAATTGATAGGATGTATAAACGGACGCTTTACAACGCCCAATTGGTCGCCGATTCGTTATATCTACGGTTGCGTTAGTCAGGACGAATTGGCGGCCTTTTACAGGGATGCCGCCGTCGCTCTGGTCACTCCTCTCAGAGACGGCATGAATCTGGTGGCGAAGGAATTCGTTGCCTGTCAGATAAACACACCGCCGGGTGTTTTGATAGTCTCGCCGTTTGCCGGTGCCGGCGAAATGATGCACGAGGCCTTGATATGTAATCCTTACGAGATAGACGAGGCCGCCGAAGTGATCCATCG AGCCCTCACCATGCCGGAGGACGAACGTACTCTGAGGATGAATCATTTGCGCCGTCGTGAAAGGATCTACGACGTCAATTATTGGATGAAATCCTTCCTTCAAGTCATGGGCTCGCTCGAGGAACGCGATTCCGTCGGTGCTACGACGATGCAACCGGTAACGATGGACGATTTTGACGATTACCTCAGCAA GTACATCGGCGATAACCACAAGTTGGCCCTCTTATTGGATTACGACGGTACCTTGGCGCCGATCGCAACGCATCCGGATTTGGCGATCTTGCCGTTGGAAACGAAAAACGTTTTGCACAGGCTCTCCAACATGTCCGACGTTTACATAGCCATTATATCCGGTAGAAACGTGAATAACGTTAAGTCGATGGTCGGCATAGATGGTATCACGTACGCCGGTAATCACGGCTTGGAGATTTTACATCCCGATGGGAGCAAATTCGTTCATCCTATGCCGATCGAGTGCGAAGGAAAAGTCGCCAATTTGATGCAAGCTCTTCAGGATCAG CTCTGCAAGGACGGTGCATGGGTAGAAAACAAAGGAGCCTTGCTAACGTTCCACTATCGGGAGACACCGATGGAAAGACGCCCGGAGATGGTGGAGCAGGCAAAGAAATTGATCGAGAAGGCCGGTTTTAAGGCATGCTCGGCGCATTGCGCCATAGAGGCGAAGCCTCCGGTCGAATGGAACAAAGGACGAGCCTCCATTTACATTCTTCGTACGGCTTTCGGTCTGGATTGGAGCGAACGAATAAGGATCATTTACGCCGGTGACGATACCACCGACGAGGACGCCATGAAA GCCTTGAAGGGTATGGCTGCCACCTTCCGCGTGGCTTCGTCTCACATCATACGCACGTCGGCGGAGAGACGCTTGCCAAGTACGGATTCGGTTCTCACCATGCTAAAGTGGGTCGAGAGACATCTTAGCAGGCGTAAACCGCGTAACAGCACCGACATGCAATCGAAATTCCGGCGCAGCAGCGCGGGTATCACCATGGAGATGTCTTACACACCGACGAACGCATCGACCAACACGTTAGAATCGTAG
- the LOC122634464 gene encoding poly(U)-specific endoribonuclease homolog isoform X1 has product MYLTSCVRRNLLINLFVHLSFFYHATGQDSNVNKNSKNNNNNVISQDKKLSPISDMELQRITEELFQRDSCCIYKNITVSYQGWIKGDNITDNAPKPLLKVSSNVSSHPTIKKLSNLFDNYELDIRQTEVVTRQESKEEDEFIDALVSSDVTTAVMNFLATKGYFAMNPQTYKTVLKSIWFHLYSRIKGSIGSSGFEHVFLVEKKKDNSIVGLHNWIFFAKQESLNNLNYLGYGRKVLFDNKAALAKLHFNYKEQYKASTMFIGTLPELDVAIYTLCFYARPNAKCRVSFAGHKFNVQTYTWQRDNQNFVGAAFPLV; this is encoded by the exons ATGTATTTGACAAGTTGCGTTAGGcgtaatttgttaattaatctcTTTGTGCACTTGTCATTTTTCTACCATGCAACAG GGCAAGACAGcaacgtaaataaaaatagtaagaataataataataatgtaatatcgcAAGATAAGAAACTTTCTCCGATAAGCGACATGGAATTACAACGAATAACAGAGGAGTTATTTCAAAGAGATTCTTGTTGCATCTACAAAAATATAACCGTGAGTTACCAAGGATGGATAAAAGGAGATAATATAACTGATAATGCTCCAAAACC ATTATTGAAAGTTTCATCAAACGTTTCCTCACACCCGACAATAAAAAAGTTGAGCAATCTCTTTGATAACTATGAATTAGATATACGTCAAACGGAAGTTGTGACCAGACAAGAAAGCAAGGAGGAAGATGAATTTATTGATGCGCTTGTATCGTCCGACGTAACAACGGCAGTTATGAATTTTCTTGCTACGAAAGGATACTTTGCAATGAATCCGCAAACTTATAAGACCGTACTAAAATCTATTTGGTTTCATCTTTACTCACGAATCAAAGGGTCGATCGGTAGTTCAGGATTTGAGCATGTATTTctagtagagaaaaaaaaggataacagTATCGTCGGCCTACATAATTGGATCTTTTTTGCGAAGCAAGAATCGTTAAATAATCTCAATTACCTCGGTTATGGGCGCAAAGTTCTTTTTGATAAC aaaGCTGCACTCGCAAAACtacatttcaattataaaGAGCAATATAAAGCGTCGACGATGTTCATTGGAACGTTACCAGAATTAGACGTGGCAATTTATACGCTATGTTTCTATGCCAGACCAAACGCAAAATGTAGAGTATCTTTTGCAGGGCATAAGTTTAATGTCCAAACGTATACATGGCAACGAGATAATCAAAATTTCGTTGGAGCAGCATTTCCTCTCGTTTAA